The following are from one region of the Rhizobium etli 8C-3 genome:
- a CDS encoding CBS domain-containing protein, whose protein sequence is MTTLDEGHNVREAVEIVNASKIGAVPVIDGEGRLTGIVTGETCCAGWRHPGRDGRYRIRATAKMHWRTM, encoded by the coding sequence GTGACGACGCTCGACGAGGGACACAACGTCAGGGAAGCCGTCGAGATCGTCAACGCCAGCAAGATCGGCGCGGTGCCCGTCATCGATGGCGAAGGGCGGCTCACCGGCATCGTCACCGGGGAGACCTGCTGCGCCGGGTGGCGTCATCCTGGGCGAGACGGGCGGTACCGCATACGCGCGACCGCGAAGATGCACTGGCGGACTATGTGA
- a CDS encoding BON domain-containing protein encodes MRALLDVRRQCTASGDEALGTAVRGRLETEFEIRFPIVNATVSNGAVTLRGEVETELECSAARVAAESIRGVGGVVNNITLATAW; translated from the coding sequence ATGCGAGCGCTTCTCGATGTTCGACGGCAGTGTACTGCTTCCGGCGACGAGGCCCTAGGGACGGCCGTTCGTGGCCGCCTGGAAACCGAGTTCGAAATAAGGTTCCCCATCGTCAATGCGACCGTCTCCAACGGGGCAGTCACCCTGAGGGGAGAGGTCGAGACGGAGCTGGAATGCTCGGCGGCCAGGGTGGCGGCGGAAAGCATCCGCGGCGTCGGCGGCGTGGTAAACAACATCACCCTGGCTACCGCATGGTGA
- a CDS encoding aldehyde dehydrogenase large subunit: MSQQDHSVELRPKLVGKRDKRTEDPRLLTGVGQYVDTWRRGMLHIALRRSDQPHARILNIDVGDAFSVPGVVAIYDASDLEGEIKPAIPTSRMPGYYATPIWPLARGKRWPFYWIVSQYVA; encoded by the coding sequence ATGAGCCAGCAGGACCATTCCGTCGAGCTGCGGCCCAAACTTGTCGGCAAGCGGGACAAGCGCACCGAAGATCCACGTCTGCTGACGGGTGTTGGTCAGTATGTCGATACATGGCGCCGCGGTATGTTGCATATCGCATTGCGACGCTCCGACCAGCCACATGCCCGAATCCTGAACATCGATGTCGGCGATGCGTTCTCGGTGCCCGGCGTCGTCGCGATCTATGACGCGAGCGACCTGGAAGGAGAGATCAAACCTGCCATACCGACCTCGCGTATGCCTGGTTATTACGCCACCCCCATATGGCCACTTGCACGCGGGAAAAGGTGGCCGTTCTACTGGATCGTGTCCCAGTACGTGGCGTAG
- a CDS encoding N-acyl homoserine lactonase family protein has protein sequence MKMHFLEAGRLRMRRSIYVPGALKEEAIELPVHATLMRHPQGNALFDSGCNPEAAIDPGARWGGLSKVMTPIFSPERTVVHQLKTLALDPEDIDVVICSHLHPDHCGCNAYFRRATILCHEAEAQAATASGAENQGYLRGEWDQPQGFQTFNAEHDVFGDGRIVLLPMPGHTPGMTVARVELEKDGSFILASDAAPLQASVDTGIAPRNTWNIELAAEALARLKALRERGASIIFGHDDAQWQELRKGVEFYE, from the coding sequence ATGAAGATGCATTTTCTCGAGGCCGGCCGGCTTCGTATGCGCCGGTCCATTTACGTCCCTGGGGCGCTGAAGGAAGAAGCGATTGAATTGCCGGTTCACGCCACCCTGATGCGCCATCCCCAAGGCAACGCGCTGTTCGATAGCGGATGCAATCCAGAGGCCGCCATCGATCCAGGCGCGCGATGGGGTGGGTTAAGCAAGGTTATGACCCCGATCTTTTCGCCAGAGCGGACGGTCGTTCATCAGTTGAAGACTCTTGCTCTCGATCCCGAGGACATAGATGTTGTGATCTGTTCACATCTGCATCCCGATCATTGCGGCTGCAACGCGTACTTTCGGCGCGCAACGATCCTCTGCCACGAAGCGGAGGCGCAGGCCGCCACGGCAAGCGGTGCAGAAAATCAAGGCTATCTTCGAGGAGAATGGGACCAGCCCCAGGGTTTCCAGACCTTCAATGCCGAGCATGACGTCTTTGGCGACGGGCGCATCGTCTTGCTGCCCATGCCGGGTCATACCCCCGGAATGACCGTCGCCCGTGTCGAGCTGGAAAAAGATGGTTCATTTATACTCGCTTCAGATGCTGCCCCGCTCCAGGCGAGCGTCGACACCGGTATCGCTCCGAGAAATACTTGGAACATCGAACTCGCCGCAGAGGCACTCGCTCGCCTGAAAGCTCTTCGGGAGCGGGGAGCTTCTATCATTTTCGGCCACGACGACGCGCAATGGCAAGAGTTGCGAAAGGGTGTGGAGTTCTACGAATGA
- a CDS encoding (2Fe-2S)-binding protein, with amino-acid sequence MLAVQADGSEIETMAREASILGRIQEAFRQHHGLQCEFVGPVSSLAIIDLLRHHPLETDDKIREALSGNICRCTGYENIVNAVRELASKRGPLR; translated from the coding sequence ATGCTTGCAGTGCAGGCAGACGGGAGCGAAATCGAAACCATGGCCAGGGAAGCGTCGATACTCGGACGAATCCAAGAAGCGTTCCGCCAGCATCATGGCCTGCAATGCGAATTTGTAGGCCCAGTTTCATCGTTGGCGATCATCGACCTTCTTCGCCACCATCCGCTGGAAACCGATGATAAGATCAGGGAAGCGCTCTCAGGAAACATCTGTCGTTGTACGGGCTATGAAAACATCGTCAACGCCGTCCGCGAACTGGCTAGCAAGAGAGGACCTTTAAGATGA
- a CDS encoding FAD binding domain-containing protein, whose protein sequence is MTATDPIIRQHLPIVHEAMHHVTHMTVRNRGTFGGSVAHADPATEMPMMTRFLGGTVIASSQRGRREIPAADFFVGSLVNSLEPDEFVIRVELDAMRPDAGWGFEEFAKRHGDFALACFATTLHCVDGRASDVRVGMMGVGETPLRLEEIEGIIEGTDVSEPVLDTVADRLAGILTPNTDIHASADYRRHLSGVLAKRALRAAWSRANHERLQAR, encoded by the coding sequence ATGACCGCGACAGACCCGATCATCCGCCAACACTTGCCGATCGTGCATGAGGCGATGCATCACGTCACCCATATGACCGTGCGCAACCGCGGCACCTTCGGCGGCAGCGTCGCGCATGCGGATCCAGCGACCGAGATGCCGATGATGACACGGTTCCTCGGTGGGACGGTCATCGCCTCCTCTCAGCGCGGCAGACGCGAAATACCTGCAGCCGATTTTTTTGTCGGATCGCTGGTCAACTCGTTGGAACCGGACGAGTTTGTAATTCGCGTCGAGCTCGACGCGATGAGACCGGATGCCGGATGGGGATTTGAGGAGTTTGCAAAACGCCACGGGGACTTCGCACTCGCTTGCTTTGCGACGACGCTGCATTGTGTAGATGGCAGGGCGTCTGACGTTCGCGTTGGCATGATGGGCGTTGGTGAAACCCCGCTGCGGCTTGAAGAGATCGAGGGCATCATCGAGGGGACGGATGTTTCCGAGCCGGTTCTCGATACGGTGGCGGATCGCCTGGCTGGAATCCTCACGCCCAACACGGATATCCATGCCTCTGCAGATTACCGCAGGCATCTCTCAGGCGTCCTTGCCAAACGGGCCCTTCGCGCCGCCTGGAGCCGCGCGAACCACGAAAGGCTTCAAGCAAGATGA
- a CDS encoding avidin/streptavidin family protein, whose translation MIRTNAVAALVFAVATSALAFDASNFKDFSSIASASSSWQNQSGSTMIIQVDSFGNVSGQYVNRAQGTGCQNSPYPLTGRVNGTFIAFSVGWNNSTENCNSATGWTGYAQVNGNNTEIVTSWNLAYEGGSGPAIEQGQDTFQYVPTTENKSLLKD comes from the coding sequence ATGATCCGTACTAATGCAGTTGCAGCACTTGTGTTTGCTGTAGCAACCTCAGCTCTTGCTTTCGATGCAAGCAACTTCAAGGATTTTTCAAGCATCGCATCGGCTTCCAGCAGTTGGCAGAACCAGTCCGGCTCGACGATGATCATTCAAGTCGACTCGTTCGGAAACGTCTCCGGCCAATATGTAAACAGAGCCCAGGGCACCGGATGCCAGAACTCGCCCTATCCGCTAACAGGAAGGGTAAACGGGACGTTCATCGCATTTTCGGTCGGCTGGAACAATTCGACGGAGAACTGCAATTCCGCAACCGGATGGACCGGCTACGCACAGGTCAACGGCAACAACACTGAGATAGTCACGAGCTGGAACCTCGCTTACGAAGGCGGCTCCGGTCCGGCCATTGAGCAAGGACAAGACACTTTCCAGTACGTGCCGACGACTGAGAACAAAAGCCTCTTGAAGGATTAA
- a CDS encoding multicopper oxidase family protein, which produces MSVSDKIAIFGMASVFSVTHALFAVAQEARAVTNPLAYMLQPITKSQGMLKTFEQSRETFPGEVLLDMNATYLDRQIYNPATARYDHVKLRGYQDARQTGLSGADTPLVGPTIDLRPGQTVRVTLHNLFPQDSTCGIGGGSANTPHCFNGTNLHSHGLWVNPSGNGDNVLISIRPGVSFQYEYNIAVEHPAGTFWYHPHLHGSTALQVSSGMSGALIIRGDRMPTPTETGDIDRLLKQPGGSDIAERVLVLQQIQYACTDNNGDITYDCQPGQVGGIESYDQFGPGSWPASGRFTSVNGQVLGQLALAEAGSVERWRMIHAGVRDTINFEIRRKTGTTAFRTLAAADTDRWIDQNCGKDTIPYGVVAQDGLTMAQVQMRQQAILQPGYRVDALVVLPGAGDYCIIDGAAPAAASVNQEAPSRRLLGIVTAVGGHAVNGEIGTYLQDWLISAAERTMSQNVAGKVIDDLKNEMSLSSFIPHPDIDAGEVTGEQQLVFNIDVKQPGATFFEVDGKPYDPNRIDRTLPLSGVDEWTLRSDFVSHPFHIHVNPFQIIKIVDAAGNDVSALGADDDGDPQYPGLKNVWKDTLWIKNPGTDPSARYTITVRTHYQRYIGEFVLHCHILDHEDQGMMQNIRITLPDGQGGTVSGHH; this is translated from the coding sequence TTGTCTGTGTCTGACAAAATTGCGATCTTCGGTATGGCGAGCGTTTTTTCGGTCACCCATGCGCTATTCGCAGTCGCTCAAGAGGCCAGGGCCGTGACTAACCCCCTGGCCTATATGCTGCAACCTATCACAAAATCCCAGGGGATGCTGAAAACCTTCGAACAAAGCCGGGAGACATTTCCGGGCGAGGTTCTGCTCGATATGAACGCTACCTATCTCGACCGACAGATCTACAATCCGGCCACGGCGCGCTACGACCACGTTAAACTGCGCGGCTATCAAGACGCCCGCCAGACCGGCTTATCCGGTGCCGACACGCCATTGGTTGGACCGACCATCGATCTACGGCCCGGTCAGACGGTGCGGGTAACGCTTCACAACCTGTTCCCTCAGGATTCCACCTGCGGCATCGGCGGTGGCAGTGCCAATACCCCCCATTGCTTCAACGGTACCAACCTGCATTCGCACGGTCTCTGGGTAAATCCGTCTGGCAATGGCGATAATGTGCTGATCTCAATCCGTCCCGGCGTTTCGTTCCAATATGAATACAACATCGCCGTTGAGCATCCCGCCGGCACCTTCTGGTATCACCCACACCTACACGGATCAACCGCATTGCAGGTGTCGAGTGGCATGTCCGGGGCGTTGATCATCCGTGGCGATCGCATGCCGACACCGACCGAGACTGGCGATATCGACCGCCTATTGAAGCAGCCGGGCGGCTCCGATATCGCCGAACGGGTTTTGGTGCTACAGCAGATTCAATATGCTTGCACCGATAACAATGGCGACATCACTTATGATTGCCAGCCAGGACAGGTGGGCGGCATCGAAAGCTACGATCAGTTCGGACCTGGCAGTTGGCCGGCTTCGGGCCGCTTCACCAGCGTCAACGGCCAGGTGCTTGGTCAGTTGGCATTAGCGGAGGCTGGCTCGGTCGAGCGGTGGCGGATGATACACGCCGGGGTTCGCGACACCATCAATTTCGAAATCCGGCGCAAGACCGGGACGACCGCGTTCCGCACGCTTGCGGCAGCGGACACCGACAGATGGATCGATCAGAATTGCGGCAAGGATACTATTCCGTATGGGGTGGTGGCCCAGGACGGGCTGACAATGGCGCAGGTGCAGATGCGGCAGCAAGCGATCCTGCAACCGGGCTACCGCGTTGACGCGCTGGTGGTGTTGCCAGGAGCGGGTGACTACTGCATCATCGATGGCGCCGCACCGGCAGCGGCCAGCGTCAACCAGGAGGCTCCAAGCCGACGGCTTCTCGGCATAGTCACTGCAGTAGGCGGCCATGCCGTCAATGGCGAGATCGGCACCTATCTGCAGGATTGGCTGATTTCGGCGGCTGAGCGCACGATGTCACAGAATGTCGCCGGCAAGGTTATCGATGACCTCAAGAACGAGATGTCGCTCTCAAGCTTTATTCCCCATCCGGACATCGACGCGGGCGAGGTCACCGGCGAGCAGCAACTGGTGTTTAACATCGATGTGAAACAGCCGGGTGCCACCTTCTTCGAGGTTGACGGCAAACCTTATGATCCCAACCGCATCGACCGGACGTTGCCGCTGAGCGGAGTCGACGAATGGACGCTCCGCTCGGATTTCGTCAGCCACCCATTCCATATCCATGTCAATCCGTTTCAGATCATCAAAATTGTCGATGCGGCCGGCAACGATGTCAGCGCGCTTGGCGCCGATGACGACGGCGATCCGCAATATCCAGGCTTGAAAAATGTCTGGAAGGACACGCTGTGGATCAAGAATCCCGGCACCGATCCGTCGGCGCGCTACACGATCACCGTGCGGACGCACTACCAGCGCTATATCGGCGAGTTCGTTCTGCATTGCCACATCCTCGATCATGAGGACCAGGGCATGATGCAGAACATCAGGATCACCCTGCCGGACGGCCAGGGTGGCACCGTTTCCGGCCATCATTAG
- a CDS encoding RibD family protein, whose product MPRPYVICHMMSPLDGRLIVNDWAEATGHSVDELVKIYDGLHEKIGADAWLSGRATGEEFADAVDRPYQATGTAARPIHIANPDAGEFAVIVDKDGRLRWDKSDIEGAHLVVLTGSDVDDAYLAGLTQAGVSYIVSEKDGVDLKNALDLLGTEFGVKRLMLEGGAQTNGHFLKAGLVDEVSLVIFPAIGGKSNTPAIFEGGEDGLAGRARLTFISAEAAGLGSVHLRYRVGRP is encoded by the coding sequence ATGCCCAGACCCTATGTAATCTGTCACATGATGTCGCCGCTGGATGGCCGATTGATCGTCAATGATTGGGCCGAGGCAACCGGCCATTCGGTCGATGAGCTCGTGAAGATCTATGACGGCCTGCATGAGAAGATCGGTGCCGACGCCTGGCTTTCGGGAAGAGCGACGGGAGAAGAGTTCGCGGACGCCGTCGACCGCCCCTATCAAGCAACCGGCACAGCCGCGCGACCGATCCATATCGCCAACCCGGACGCCGGCGAGTTCGCTGTCATCGTGGATAAGGACGGTCGGCTACGCTGGGACAAGAGCGACATTGAGGGAGCTCACCTTGTGGTCCTGACAGGATCTGACGTGGATGATGCTTACCTGGCGGGCCTCACCCAGGCTGGCGTTTCCTATATCGTCTCGGAGAAAGATGGCGTCGATCTGAAAAACGCGCTTGACCTTCTTGGAACCGAGTTCGGTGTGAAGCGCTTGATGCTGGAAGGCGGGGCGCAAACCAATGGCCATTTCTTGAAGGCGGGTCTTGTTGACGAGGTCAGCCTGGTCATCTTCCCTGCGATCGGAGGCAAGTCGAATACACCGGCCATATTCGAGGGCGGCGAGGATGGGCTTGCCGGCAGGGCGAGGCTCACGTTTATCAGCGCCGAAGCCGCTGGCCTCGGCTCCGTGCATCTGAGATATCGCGTTGGACGTCCATAA
- a CDS encoding SDR family NAD(P)-dependent oxidoreductase → MSERMNSVVAPGRVAVITGAAKGIGLAIARALAARGMKLALLDLDADALEDVTSTLDTDILIVSGDVSDLSALTRLRDETISRFGDVAVLVNNAGITQGAGPWDNPAKWRRQIDVNFGGVLAAQHVFVPYMIEAGRQSAVVNLGSKEGITTPPGNAAYSVAKAAVKVLTEQLSHELLKETGGRVSAHLLVPGYTWTPMNIALKPQGIAKPDEAWTAEQLVEYFLVRLLDENFYIICPDNAVTSAIDARRIRWAADDMILNRPALSRWHPDWMDKFAAWLKAGH, encoded by the coding sequence ATGAGCGAGAGAATGAACAGCGTCGTTGCTCCTGGCCGCGTTGCGGTCATCACGGGAGCTGCGAAGGGCATCGGCTTGGCAATCGCGAGGGCTCTCGCGGCCCGCGGCATGAAGCTCGCGCTGCTGGATCTCGACGCCGACGCACTTGAGGATGTTACTTCGACACTCGACACGGACATCCTGATCGTGAGCGGCGACGTATCAGATTTGTCGGCACTGACCAGGTTGCGGGACGAAACGATTTCGCGGTTTGGCGACGTGGCCGTCCTAGTAAACAACGCGGGCATAACGCAAGGAGCCGGCCCTTGGGACAATCCTGCAAAGTGGCGACGCCAGATCGATGTAAACTTCGGAGGTGTTCTGGCCGCGCAACACGTCTTCGTGCCCTACATGATCGAAGCCGGTCGCCAGTCGGCCGTTGTCAACCTCGGCTCCAAGGAAGGTATTACGACTCCTCCAGGTAACGCCGCATATTCGGTGGCAAAGGCAGCTGTCAAAGTCCTGACCGAACAGCTGTCGCACGAGCTTCTGAAGGAGACGGGAGGTCGTGTTTCGGCTCATCTCCTCGTCCCTGGCTACACGTGGACACCCATGAACATCGCACTCAAGCCGCAGGGCATTGCGAAACCCGATGAGGCATGGACCGCAGAGCAACTGGTGGAATACTTCCTGGTCCGTCTGCTCGACGAGAATTTTTACATCATCTGTCCGGATAACGCGGTTACGTCTGCGATAGATGCCAGACGGATCCGCTGGGCGGCCGATGACATGATTCTGAACCGACCCGCGCTTTCACGTTGGCACCCCGACTGGATGGATAAATTCGCAGCCTGGTTGAAGGCAGGCCACTGA
- a CDS encoding SDR family NAD(P)-dependent oxidoreductase, giving the protein MTGNKPLAMITGGSSGIGFELAKQFAKNGFDVAISGSSDKVNEAADALRSLDAEAYPFKADASTYDGVERFWTFTQGLGRPLEAAALNVGIGIGGAFVDNDLEDELRLLAINVTGTVHMAKRVVQHMVKNGRGRILITSSVSATLPTPYETVYGPSKAFGYMVAESLREELRSTGVTVTALLPGATNSDFHANAGMGGTKLGGQQKNDKTLVAKQGFEALMNGIDHIVGGDQKTKRQVLENRTTPEPVKAARQAELTQPQ; this is encoded by the coding sequence ATGACAGGGAATAAACCACTCGCAATGATCACGGGCGGCTCATCTGGAATAGGCTTCGAGCTTGCCAAACAATTCGCCAAGAATGGATTCGATGTCGCCATTTCAGGCTCAAGCGACAAGGTGAACGAGGCCGCCGATGCGCTACGAAGCCTTGATGCCGAAGCATATCCGTTCAAAGCGGATGCCTCGACGTACGATGGCGTCGAGAGGTTCTGGACCTTTACGCAGGGGCTGGGGCGCCCCTTGGAAGCCGCGGCTCTGAACGTCGGTATCGGTATTGGCGGCGCCTTTGTCGATAACGATCTCGAGGATGAGCTTCGCCTGCTTGCGATCAATGTAACCGGGACCGTCCATATGGCCAAACGCGTCGTCCAACATATGGTCAAGAACGGCCGCGGCAGGATTCTCATCACCTCCTCGGTTTCGGCGACCCTGCCCACGCCATACGAAACCGTTTACGGCCCGTCGAAGGCATTCGGTTACATGGTCGCGGAATCTCTGCGCGAGGAGTTGCGCTCGACCGGGGTCACGGTGACGGCACTCCTTCCGGGCGCCACCAACAGCGACTTCCACGCGAACGCTGGAATGGGCGGTACGAAGCTCGGTGGCCAACAAAAAAACGACAAGACGCTCGTCGCCAAGCAGGGCTTCGAGGCCCTCATGAACGGCATCGACCATATCGTCGGCGGAGATCAGAAAACCAAGCGGCAGGTGTTGGAAAACCGGACGACCCCCGAGCCCGTCAAAGCCGCGCGGCAAGCCGAATTGACCCAACCGCAGTGA
- a CDS encoding LysR family transcriptional regulator, translating into MVSTRADLADLETFVAIARAGGFRKAAALRGVSGSALSHSIRGLEARLGVRLFHRTSRSISLTAAGEVLLAELEPRFLGIQAAMDLLDSFRSGPTGRVRVTTLRDAAELLIAPRLHSFRKSYPDVEVEVSVEDRFIDMVAEGFDAGIRYGGTVPEGMIASRLTSELEWIVVGSPAYLNERGRPARPEDLLTHECIRIRTGTDHLCKWELGDGDRMVSLDVPGLLTLGDSELSIRMAEEGGGLFYCLQARVEDKLAAGSLEVVLPDWTSTGPGFHAYYVSHRQVPSALRTFLDYLKAPVAGD; encoded by the coding sequence ATGGTATCAACGCGGGCCGATCTGGCCGACCTTGAAACTTTCGTCGCGATCGCGCGTGCGGGGGGGTTCCGAAAGGCCGCCGCGCTTCGCGGCGTTTCCGGGTCTGCCCTCAGCCACTCGATCAGGGGTTTGGAGGCCCGTCTGGGCGTCCGTCTGTTTCATCGGACAAGCAGGAGCATCAGTCTCACCGCCGCCGGCGAAGTGCTGCTTGCCGAACTGGAGCCCCGTTTCCTCGGCATTCAAGCTGCGATGGATCTCCTAGACAGTTTCAGGAGCGGGCCTACGGGCAGAGTGAGAGTGACCACCCTGCGTGACGCCGCCGAGCTGCTGATCGCTCCTCGACTGCACAGTTTTCGCAAGAGCTACCCAGATGTCGAGGTCGAAGTCAGCGTCGAGGATCGCTTCATCGATATGGTCGCCGAAGGTTTTGACGCGGGCATCCGTTATGGGGGAACGGTTCCCGAGGGGATGATCGCGTCGCGTCTGACATCCGAACTCGAATGGATCGTAGTCGGTTCTCCGGCCTATCTCAACGAACGAGGGCGGCCCGCGCGGCCGGAAGATCTCTTGACGCACGAGTGCATCCGGATCCGAACCGGTACGGATCACCTCTGCAAATGGGAACTTGGCGACGGCGATCGCATGGTTTCTCTCGACGTTCCGGGACTTCTCACGCTCGGAGATTCGGAACTATCTATCCGCATGGCGGAGGAGGGAGGCGGTCTCTTTTATTGCCTGCAGGCCCGGGTCGAGGACAAACTTGCGGCCGGTTCACTCGAAGTCGTGCTGCCGGACTGGACCTCTACCGGGCCGGGTTTTCATGCATACTACGTTTCGCATCGACAGGTGCCGTCCGCTCTCCGGACGTTTCTCGACTACCTTAAGGCGCCGGTTGCGGGCGATTGA
- a CDS encoding ISAs1 family transposase, giving the protein MPLPYGIAGHGTFSTVFRCLNQVAFEAALPKPLQRAWKAWWRSTARRYEATPLPLVKVWAAGCGLVIGQQTAPGRNEVQGALDALALLSLEGAIVTADALHCRADTAHAILSAGGDYALALKANQPGLLAQTIARLDDVEPLGVQTAAENDHDRCERRRACIVAVNDIDFPGLQAIGSVEATSRHADGRLTSHVRYFLLSTVMSAAALIEVTRTHWQIENKLHWVLDVQFREDAARNRKDHGPANIALLRKIALNLIRAHPDKASIRRKIKKAGWDDQFLISIIAHMR; this is encoded by the coding sequence GTGCCGCTGCCCTATGGCATCGCCGGCCATGGCACCTTCTCCACCGTTTTCCGCTGCCTCAATCAGGTTGCCTTCGAAGCCGCTTTACCGAAGCCTTTGCAAAGGGCATGGAAGGCGTGGTGGCGGTCGACGGCAAGGCGGTACGAGGCGACGCCGCTGCCCCTCGTCAAGGTCTGGGCTGCCGGTTGCGGCCTGGTCATCGGCCAACAGACCGCGCCGGGCCGCAACGAGGTCCAAGGGGCGCTCGATGCGCTTGCGCTTTTGTCGCTGGAAGGTGCCATCGTCACCGCCGATGCCCTGCATTGCCGCGCCGATACCGCTCATGCCATCCTTTCCGCCGGCGGCGACTATGCCCTGGCGTTGAAGGCCAATCAGCCCGGCCTCCTGGCACAGACGATTGCTCGTCTGGACGACGTCGAGCCACTCGGCGTCCAGACCGCCGCCGAGAATGACCATGACCGCTGCGAAAGACGCCGTGCCTGCATCGTCGCCGTCAATGACATCGACTTCCCCGGCCTGCAGGCCATCGGCTCCGTCGAGGCCACAAGCCGTCATGCCGATGGCCGTCTGACCAGCCATGTCCGCTACTTCCTGCTCTCCACCGTCATGTCGGCTGCCGCCCTGATCGAGGTAACCAGAACTCATTGGCAGATCGAAAACAAACTGCACTGGGTGCTCGACGTCCAGTTCCGCGAGGATGCCGCCAGAAACCGTAAGGATCACGGACCGGCAAACATTGCTCTGTTACGAAAGATTGCCCTCAACCTCATCCGGGCCCATCCAGATAAGGCCTCCATTCGTCGAAAGATCAAGAAGGCAGGGTGGGACGATCAGTTCCTCATCTCTATCATCGCTCATATGCGATAG